ACGAGCTAGGGCCAGCATATCCTCTCTGCTCACGCGATAAATGGGCAGATGAAAGTGGCTCCCCTGCATAGAACGCAAGGTTTTGAGATTGTAAATGTCAGCGGAGTGACTAGAGATGAAAACTCCTTGATAACCCGCCGCATCCGCTGTTCGGATGATGGTTCCGACATTGCCAGGATCCTGCACATCTTCTAAAAAGAGATAGGCACCTTCCAACTTTTCTGGAATCGTTTGCTCCTCAAAGGCTAATTCTGCAACGATTCCCTGAGGGGTCTTGCTATCTGCCAAATCACTGAGAATCTCTGGACTGACAAAAATCGTCTGGGAAAATGCTGCCAAGCGCTCTTCGTACTCTGCCAAGGCAAAAATTCGCAGAATCCGTGCCTGACTGGCCAGAGCCTCCTCAAAAAGATGCCAGCCCTCAATCAAATACGACTCGCTACGATATTTTTTTTGATGCAGCTTTTTAGCTTTTTTTACCACATTATTGGCTTTTGAGGTTATAATATTCATAAATACATTATAACACAATCTAGCGGTTTTGAACTCATCCTCTAGACTTAGCTTCAGAGAAAATATTGTCTCCAGCAAGCAACTGCTCGCTACGCTATGGGCTGAGAAGCGAGTTTCAAACCGCTACAAAAGGAGGTAACGATGCAAAAAGTAAGAATGATTGCGCAAGGACGAGTCCAAGGCGTCGGCTTTCGTTGGGGCGTTTACTCCCTTGCTTTGCAGATTGGCGGGATTACCGGTCGTGTCTGGAATAATGACGACGGTACAGTCGAAATTTTGGCTCAAGCTGAAAGCTCTGCCCTCATGGCCAAGTTCATTCAAGAAATCCGCAAGGGACCAACTCCTTTTTCAAGAGTCAGCTATTTAGATGTCACCATGGCCAATTTTGATTCCTATACTGACTTTAAAATTGCAAATTAGGTCTGGAGAACTATTGTATATTTCCTTAAAAAACAGTAGAATAGATAGGTATTATTTTTTTAGAAACAAAGGAAATGAACTCGTGAAAACATTTAAACGTATTTTATTCTCTGGAATGAGCTTGTCCCTCCTACTATTATTGACAGGGTGTGTCGGACGAGACAAGGCCGGTAATCCTTCTGGTATTATTTGGGACGTGCTTGGTCGGCCTATGGCAGATAGCATCCAGTTCTTTGCTAAGAATTCAGGTCTCGGTTATGGTCTAGCGATTATTATCGTTACACTCATCGTGCGGCTGATTATTTTCCCACTGGGAATCTATCAGTCTTGGAAGGCTACTCTTCAGTCAGAAAAGATGAACTACTTCAAGCCCATCTTTGCCCCTATCCAAGAACGGATCAATAATGCCGAAACTCAAGAAGAAAAACTAGAAGCGCAGCAAGAACTTATGGCTGCCCAAAGAGAAAATGGTCTGAGTATGTTTGGCGGTATCGGCTGCCTCCCACTACTCATTCAAATGCCTTTCTTCTCTGCCCTCTTCTTCGCTGCCCAATACACAAACGGCGTAGCTAGCAGTACATTCCTTGGTATCAATCTAGGGAAACCTAGTCTAGCCTTGACACTCATTGTCGGTGTACTCTACTACATCCAGTCACTTCTCTCCCTACATGGTATCGAAGATGAAACCCAAAAAGCGCAGATGAAGAGTGCAACTTACATGAGCCCGATTATGATCGTAGTCTTCTCTTTCATGTCACCAGCAGCTGTGACGCTCTACTGGGTAGTCGGTGGTTTCGTTCAAATTATTCAACAATTCATCATTAACTACTTAATGCGTCCGCGGATCAGAAAGCAAGTAGCAGAAGAATACAAAAAGAATCCTCCTAAAGCCATGAGCAATGCAGGCCGCATCAAAGATGTGACACCAAAAGCGAGCCAAGCAATCACTCATGGAAATAAAAAGAAGAAGAATCGCAACGCTGGTAAACAACGTTCTAGATAAATAATTATCCATGTCCCTCCAAGATTTCCTATCTAATCTTGGAGGGATTTTTTTCTACTCGCCCTAATAATACTAAAAGAGAGGCTGGGACAAAAGTCCTAGCCTCTCTTTTGTATTTGGATTGTCGAGCAAGACGCAGTGGTTGAGTGGGCTCTACTACGCTGATTTCATCAGCTTTTACAGCCCTACTCAACTGTGCGGAGGTGGGACGACGAAATCGAATTCTAACGAATTAACGATTTCTGTCCCACTCTCTCTTTCTTAAACTTTTAATCAATATACTTCAACTTTCCACGGAAATCTTCCAAGCTTTCATAGCCTTTTTCTGCCATAATCTCCTTGAGTTCTGCGGTAATGCGCTCGAAGGCTGCCACTCCTTCTTTATGAAGGGTTGTTCCTACCTGCACCATACTGGCTCCACAGAGGATATGCTCAAAAGCATCGCGCCCTGTCAGGACGCCACCAGTACCAATGATTTGGATTTCTGGTTTCAGGCGTTGGTAAAAGGCATGGACATTAGCCAGAGCAGTCGGCTTGATGTACTGGCCGCCAATACCGCCAAAACCATTTTTAGGACGAATGACCACTGACTCATCTTCTATATAAAGACCGTTTCCGATAGAGTTTACACAATTGACAAACTTGAGCGGATAGTTGTTGAAAATCTCAGCAGCCTGGTCAAAATGCACGATATCAAAATAAGGCGGCAGCTTGATGCCTAGGGGCTTGGTGAAATAAGCAAAAACCTCTGACAAGATCTTTTCCGTCGTTTCAAAATCATAAGCAATCTGTGGCTTACCAGGGACATTTGGACAGGAGAGATTGAGCTCAGTAATCCCTTTAAAG
Above is a window of Streptococcus cristatus ATCC 51100 DNA encoding:
- a CDS encoding TrmH family RNA methyltransferase — protein: MNIITSKANNVVKKAKKLHQKKYRSESYLIEGWHLFEEALASQARILRIFALAEYEERLAAFSQTIFVSPEILSDLADSKTPQGIVAELAFEEQTIPEKLEGAYLFLEDVQDPGNVGTIIRTADAAGYQGVFISSHSADIYNLKTLRSMQGSHFHLPIYRVSREDMLALARQSDLQILASTLSEDSVDYQKVEKHEDFLLVMGNEGQGISQEITDAADVLVHISMKGQAESLNVAVAAGILMFALS
- a CDS encoding acylphosphatase; translated protein: MQKVRMIAQGRVQGVGFRWGVYSLALQIGGITGRVWNNDDGTVEILAQAESSALMAKFIQEIRKGPTPFSRVSYLDVTMANFDSYTDFKIAN
- the yidC gene encoding membrane protein insertase YidC, whose protein sequence is MKTFKRILFSGMSLSLLLLLTGCVGRDKAGNPSGIIWDVLGRPMADSIQFFAKNSGLGYGLAIIIVTLIVRLIIFPLGIYQSWKATLQSEKMNYFKPIFAPIQERINNAETQEEKLEAQQELMAAQRENGLSMFGGIGCLPLLIQMPFFSALFFAAQYTNGVASSTFLGINLGKPSLALTLIVGVLYYIQSLLSLHGIEDETQKAQMKSATYMSPIMIVVFSFMSPAAVTLYWVVGGFVQIIQQFIINYLMRPRIRKQVAEEYKKNPPKAMSNAGRIKDVTPKASQAITHGNKKKKNRNAGKQRSR
- a CDS encoding dihydroorotate oxidase, which codes for MTTTKTKIAGFEFDNCLMNAAGVACMTVEELEEVKNSAAGTFVTKTATLDFRQGNPEPRYQDVPLGSINSMGLPNNGLDYYLDYLLELQESEPNRTFFLSLVGMSPEETHTILKKVQASDFKGITELNLSCPNVPGKPQIAYDFETTEKILSEVFAYFTKPLGIKLPPYFDIVHFDQAAEIFNNYPLKFVNCVNSIGNGLYIEDESVVIRPKNGFGGIGGQYIKPTALANVHAFYQRLKPEIQIIGTGGVLTGRDAFEHILCGASMVQVGTTLHKEGVAAFERITAELKEIMAEKGYESLEDFRGKLKYID